In Hermetia illucens unplaced genomic scaffold, iHerIll2.2.curated.20191125, whole genome shotgun sequence, a genomic segment contains:
- the LOC119661087 gene encoding mucin-3A-like: MKTAFAPIPTDSCIVSIKYANVVGSKIPPTNYSTYQISEVKSITEKRTSFQKSIEFKSWTTLATQYIVPDTIYLYFLQLVYASNSLRNIRTMSPCPISQMNFSIISIQLSTASHSILLSATTESIPKSVQSSITIISAPLSCNTPLTSLKEHPCGTSPSQSNWTSHVFKVNKSTSNSPVHSIQPQSSVYEYVITQHAITIFFTQLQIAAYSGFFSERGVAGYTTDLWRIPFDSYLKSQITLRTSSENFISLTKGFYPDLHPGLSIFIFTEKKRSLQSINTDFSITYKEYASIVRTITHLKSNSSCRTGEPKYLTEGICTSPQSTEPLPCNTMADQQFISNSHSTSSFSSSIFITSISTLAISRVSFSIIPMQILSSAVCYNPLLSSPTDMNSKIERSSIFIISAIFPSQMSPMHSTKYLRKTWGLHSIYTNSTYHTKKIISFLKVYQTQIQTSAYTHLTVEQLRGSSSTPSLNAVYSALYSVSWLLEYGTEFAYIRSMSCGTGQEVAFENSTQAVYAYYYPSDSIHKYTREKITSWWTNSSSWIKSIESTGSSCSGLSFPILKSTQMKIDFVSISTDSCIVSIKYANVVASKIRPTNYSTYQISEVKSITEKRTSFQKSIEFKSWSISTTQYIAPDTIYLYFLQLVYASNSLSNIRTMSPCAISQMNFSIISIQLSTASHSILLSTTTESIPKSVQSSITILSAPLSCNPPLSSSKEHPCGTSPSQSNWTSPVCNVNKSTLNSPVHSIQPQPSVYEYLITQHAIGISFTQLQIAAYSGFFSVRGVAGYTTDLWRIPFDSYLKSQITLRTSSQNFISLTNGFYPGLQPGFSIFIFTEKKRSLESINTDFSTMHKEYASIVRTITYLKSNSSCRTLERKYLTEGICTSPQSTEPLPCNTMANQQFISNSHSTSSFSSSVCITSISTLVISRISFSIIQMQILSSTVCYNPLLSSPTDMNSKIERSSIFIISAIFPSQMSPMHSTKYLRKTWGLHSIYTNSTYHTKKIISFLKVYQTQIQTSAYTHLTLEQLRGSSSTPCLYAPYSVSWLVEYGTEFPYIRSMSCGTGQEVAFENSTQAVYAYYYPSDSIHKYTREKITSWWTNTSSWIKSIESTGSSCSGLSFPIFKSTQMKIDFVSISTDSCIVSIKYANVVGSKVPPTNYSTYQISEVKSITEKRTSFQKSIEFKSWTTLATQYIVPDTIYLYFLQLVYASNSLSNIRTISPCPISQMNFSIISIQFSTASHSILLSTTSESIPKSVQSSITIISAPLSCNTPLTPLKEHPCGTSPSQSNWTSPVCKVNKSTLNSPVHSIQPQTSVYEYLITQHAITISFTQLLIAAYSGFSSERSVAGYTIDLWRIPFDSYFKSQIALRTSSENFISLTNGFYPDLHPGFSIFMFTEKKRSLESINTDFSVTYKEYASIVRTITHPKSNSSCRTGEPKNLTEGICTSPQSTEPLPCNTMADQQFISNSHCTSSFSSSVCITGISTLVISRISFSIIPMQILSSAVCYNPLLSSPTDMNSKIERSSIFIISAIFPSQMSPMHSTKYLRKTWGLHSIYTNSTYHTGKILSFLKVYQTQTQTSAYTHLTIEQLRGSSSTPSRNAVYSALYSVSWLVEYGTEFAYIRSMSCSTGQEVAFENSTRAIYAYYYPSDSIHKYTREKITWWWTNSSSWIKSIESTGSSCSELSFTIFKSTQMKIYSAPISTDSCIVSIKYANVVGSNIPPTNYSTYQISEVKWITEKRTSFQKSIEFKSWSTLTTHYIVSDTIYLYFLQLVYASNFLSNIRTMSLCPISQMNFSIISIQLSTASHSILLSTTTESIPKSVQSSITILSAPLSCKTPLSSSEEYPCGTSPSQSNWTSPVCKVIKSTLNSPVHSAQSQTSVYEYLITQHAIGISFTQLQIAAYSGFFS; encoded by the coding sequence ATGAAAACTGCTTTTGCTCCGATACCTACCGACTCCTGCATTGTATCCATCAAATATGCGAACGTTGTTGGCTCAAAAATTCCCCCAACAAATTATTCAACTTACCAAATATCTGAAGTTAAATCGATAACCGAGAAACGAACGTCTTTCCAGAAATCGATTGAGTTCAAGTCTTGGACCACATTAGCTACTCAGTATATTGTTCCAGATACTATTTACCTTTACTTCTTGCAATTAGTCTATGCCTCCAACTCCCTCAGGAATATAAGAACTATGTCGCCATGTCCGATTAGTCAAATGAATTTTAGCATAATCTCCATTCAGTTGTCTACCGCATCTCACTCGATACTCCTCTCGGCAACGACGGAGTCGATTCCAAAGTCAGTTCAGAGTTCGATTACCATCATAAGTGCCCCACTTTCGTGCAACACTCCACTAACGTCGTTAAAAGAGCATCCCTGCGGAACATCACCCTCACAATCGAATTGGACGAGTCATGTATTTAAAGTAAACAAAAGCACATCAAATTCCCCGGTACATTCCATTCAACCACAAAGTTCTGTATACGAGTATGTTATTACCCAACATGCAATAACAATATTTTTCACTCAACTCCAGATCGCGGCATATTCTGGATTTTTTTCGGAAAGAGGTGTGGCGGGTTATACTACAGACCTTTGGCGCATTCCTTTTGACAGTTATCTCAAAAGTCAAATAACACTTAGGACGTCGAGCGAAAACTTTATTAGTCTGACAAAAGGATTTTATCCTGATCTACATCCAGGTCTTtccattttcatatttactGAAAAGAAACGGTCCTTGCAAAGCATTAACACTGATTTCAGTATTACGTACAAGGAATATGCAAGCATTGTTCGCACGATAACACATCTCAAAAGCAATTCATCTTGCAGAACGGGGGAGCCCAAGTACCTAACAGAAGGGATATGCACTTCGCCGCAATCAACTGAACCTCTGCCGTGCAACACAATGGCAGACCAACAGTTTATCTCCAACTCCCATTCTACTTCCTCCTTCAGCTCTTCCATTTTTATCACCAGCATATCAACACTGGCGATTAGCCGAGTAAGTTTCAGTATAATTCCGATGCAAATTTTATCTTCGGCCGTATGCTACAATCCATTACTCTCCTCTCCAACAGATATGAATTCCAAGATCGAACGAAGTTCGATTTTCATCATAAGTGCTATCTTTCCAAGCCAAATGTCACCAATGCACTCAACAAAATATTTACGAAAGACATGGGGTTTGCATTCGATTTATACGAATTCCACATatcatacaaaaaaaatcatatcaTTTTTAAAGGTGTACCAAACTCAAATACAAACTTCGGCTTATACACACCTGACAGTCGAGCAGCTTAGGGGATCATCTTCGACACCCTCCCTGAATGCAGTGTACTCTGCACTATATTCGGTGAGTtggttgttggaatatggaacaGAGTTTGCATATATTCGTTCTATGAGCTGTGGTACCGGTCAAGAAGTCGCTTTTGAAAACTCTACACAAGCAGTTTATGCTTATTATTACCCAAGTGATTCTATTCATAAATATACTCGGGAGAAAATAACTTCGTGGTGGACTAACAGTTCTTCGTGGATTAAGTCCATTGAATCCACCGGAAGCAGTTGTTCGGGATTATCCTTCCCCATTCTCAAAAGTACTcaaatgaaaattgattttgtttCGATATCTACCGACTCCTGCATTGTATCCATCAAATATGCGAACGTTGTTGCCTCAAAAATTCGCCCAACAAATTATTCAACTTACCAAATATCTGAAGTTAAATCGATAACCGAGAAACGAACGTCTTTCCAGAAATCGATTGAGTTCAAGTCTTGGAGCATATCAACTACCCAGTATATTGCTCCAGATACTATTTACCTTTATTTCTTGCAATTAGTCTATGCCTCCAACTCCCTCAGCAACATAAGAACCATGTCGCCATGTGCGATTAGTCAAATGAATTTTAGCATAATCTCCATTCAGTTGTCTACCGCATCTCACTCGATACTCCTCTCGACAACGACGGAGTCGATTCCAAAGTCAGTTCAGAGTTCGATTACCATTTTAAGTGCCCCACTTTCGTGCAACCCTCCACTATCGTCGTCAAAAGAGCATCCCTGCGGAACATCACCCTCACAATCGAATTGGACGAGTCCTGTATGTAACGTAAACAAAAGCACATTAAATTCCCCGGTACATTCCATTCAACCACAACCTTCTGTATACGAGTATCTAATTACCCAACATGCAATAGGAATATCTTTCACTCAACTCCAGATCGCGGCATATTCTGGATTCTTTTCGGTGAGAGGTGTGGCGGGTTATACTACAGACCTTTGGCGCATTCCTTTTGACAGTTATCTCAAAAGTCAAATAACACTTAGAACGTCGAGCCAAAACTTTATAAGTCTGACAAACGGATTTTATCCTGGGCTACAACcaggtttttccattttcatatttactGAAAAGAAACGGTCCTTGGAAAGCATTAACACTGATTTCAGTACTATGCACAAGGAATATGCAAGCATTGTTCGCACGATAACATATCTCAAAAGCAATTCATCTTGCAGAACGTTGGAGCGCAAGTACCTAACAGAAGGGATATGCACTTCGCCGCAATCAACTGAACCTCTGCCGTGCAACACAATGGCAAATCAACAGTTTATCTCCAACTCCCATTCTACTTCCTCCTTCAGCTCTTCCGTTTGTATCACCAGCATATCAACACTGGTGATTAGCCGAATAAGTTTCAGTATAATTCAGATGCAAATTTTATCTTCGACCGTATGCTACAATCCATTACTCTCCTCTCCAACAGATATGAATTCCAAGATCGAACGAAGTTCGATTTTCATCATAAGTGCTATCTTTCCAAGCCAAATGTCACCAATGCACTCAACAAAATATTTACGAAAGACATGGGGTTTGCATTCGATTTATACGAATTCCACATatcatacaaaaaaaatcatatcaTTTTTAAAGGTGTACCAAACTCAAATACAAACTTCGGCCTATACACACCTGACACTCGAGCAGCTTAGGGGATCATCTTCAACGCCCTGCTTGTATGCACCATATTCGGTGAGTTGGTTGGTGGAATATGGAACAGAGTTTCCATATATTCGTTCTATGAGCTGTGGTACCGGTCAAGAAGTTGCCTTTGAAAACTCTACACAAGCAGTTTATGCTTATTATTATCCAAGTGATTCCATTCATAAATATACTCGGGAGAAAATAACTTCGTGGTGGACCAATACTTCTTCGTGGATTAAGTCCATTGAATCCACCGGAAGCAGTTGTTCGGGATTATCCTTCCCCATTTTCAAAAGTACTcaaatgaaaattgattttgtttCGATATCTACCGACTCCTGCATTGTATCCATCAAATATGCGAACGTTGTTGGCTCAAAAGTTCCCCCAACAAATTATTCAACTTACCAAATATCTGAAGTTAAATCGATAACCGAGAAACGAACGTCTTTCCAGAAATCGATTGAGTTCAAGTCTTGGACCACATTAGCTACTCAGTATATTGTTCCAGATACTATTTACCTTTACTTTTTGCAATTAGTCTATGCCTCTAACTCCCTCAGCAACATAAGAACCATTTCGCCATGTCCGATTAGTCAAATGAATTTTAGTATAATCTCCATTCAGTTCTCTACCGCATCTCACTCGATACTCCTCTCGACAACGTCGGAGTCGATTCCAAAGTCAGTTCAGAGTTCGATTACCATCATAAGTGCCCCACTTTCGTGCAACACTCCACTAACGCCGTTAAAAGAGCATCCCTGCGGAACATCACCCTCACAATCGAATTGGACGAGTCCTGTATGTAAAGTAAACAAAAGCACATTAAATTCCCCGGTACATTCCATTCAACCACAAACTTCTGTATACGAGTATCTAATTACCCAACATGCAATAACAATATCTTTCACTCAACTCCTGATCGCGGCATATTCTGGATTCTCTTCGGAGAGAAGTGTGGCGGGTTATACTATAGACCTTTGGCGCATTCCTTTTGACAGTTATTTCAAAAGTCAAATAGCACTTAGGACGTCGAGCGAAAACTTTATAAGTCTGACAAACGGATTTTATCCTGATCTACATCcaggtttttccattttcatgttTACTGAAAAGAAACGGTCCTTGGAAAGCATTAACACTGATTTCAGTGTTACGTACAAGGAATATGCAAGCATTGTTCGCACGATAACACATCCCAAAAGCAATTCATCTTGCAGAACGGGGGAGCCCAAGAACCTAACAGAAGGCATATGCACTTCGCCGCAATCAACTGAACCTCTGCCGTGCAACACAATGGCAGACCAACAGTTTATCTCCAACTCCCATTGTACTTCCTCCTTCAGCTCTTCCGTTTGTATCACCGGCATATCAACACTGGTGATTAGCCGAATAAGTTTCAGTATAATTCCGATGCAAATTTTATCTTCGGCCGTATGCTACAATCCATTACTCTCCTCTCCAACAGATATGAATTCCAAGATCGAACGAAGTTCGATTTTCATCATAAGTGCTATCTTTCCAAGCCAAATGTCACCAATGCACTCAACAAAATATTTACGAAAGACATGGGGTTTGCATTCGATTTATACGAATTCCACATATCATACAGGAAAAATCCTTTCATTTTTAAAGGTGTACCAAACTCAAACACAAACTTCGGCTTATACACACCTGACAATCGAGCAGCTTAGGGGATCATCTTCAACACCCTCCCGGAATGCAGTGTACTCTGCACTATATTCGGTGAGTTGGTTGGTGGAATATGGAACAGAGTTTGCATATATTCGTTCTATGAGTTGTAGTACCGGTCAAGAAGTCGCCTTTGAAAACTCTACACGAGCAATTTATGCTTATTATTACCCAAGTGATTCTATTCATAAATATACTCGGGAGAAAATAACTTGGTGGTGGACTAATAGTTCTTCGTGGATTAAGTCCATTGAATCCACCGGAAGCAGTTGTTCGGAATTATCCTTCACCATCTTCAAAAGTActcaaatgaaaatttattctgCTCCGATATCTACCGACTCCTGCATTGTATCCATCAAATATGCGAACGTTGTTGGCTCAAATATTCCCCCAACAAATTATTCAACTTACCAAATATCCGAAGTTAAATGGATAACCGAGAAACGAACGTCTTTCCAGAAATCTATTGAGTTCAAGTCTTGGAGCACATTAACTACTCATTATATTGTTTCAGATACTATTTACCTTTACTTCTTGCAATTAGTCTATGCCTCCAACTTCCTCAGCAACATAAGAACCATGTCGCTATGTCCGATTAGTCAAATGAATTTTAGTATAATCTCCATTCAGTTGTCTACCGCATCTCACTCGATACTCCTCTCGACAACGACGGAGTCGATTCCAAAGTCAGTTCAGAGTTCGATTACCATTTTAAGTGCCCCACTTTCGTGCAAGACTCCACTATCGTCGTCAGAGGAGTATCCCTGCGGAACATCACCCTCACAATCGAATTGGACGAGTCCTGTATGTAAAGTAATCAAAAGCACATTAAATTCCCCGGTACATTCCGCTCAATCACAAACTTCTGTATACGAGTATCTAATTACCCAACATGCAATAGGAATATCTTTCACTCAACTCCAGATCGCGGCATATTCTGGATTCTTTTCG